AATAGTATagcagtagagtagtagtagagtagagagtagtacagtagtagtagagtagagagtagttgagtagtagtagaatagtagtatagaAGGAGTAGTACACGAGCAGATCCACTTAGTAGTGTAGTTGAGAGtagtagaggagtagtaggatAGTAGTATAGTAAGAACCACTTAGTAGTATAGGAAAGAGGGCAGAGCAGGGGcggcaccagccgcccctgctgttccattcgtatcaccagctgcccctacagtaGTATAGGGAAGACTTAATTCAGATTTGATGTTTCTATTTGTAGTTTAGTAAGTCAAACTGGTATTAGCAAATTGATAGCTATAGATTGAACTGAACATAATCTCTTATGGGTCCTAGATCAGAATAGAGGCAACTTGCGGCTAGTGGCAGTAGTGGCGGAGGACAAAATAAAATGAAGGAATGGCAAAACTGATAACATAGACAATGGAAGATCCAAAGTCAAAGTAGTGCATACACATGCAACACACAGTTACGTGCTAAGTATGGGCAGAGCCGGTAGATCAGAAACTAGATTATGAGATGTGTGGGCAGATGGTGCTTAGTAGTGATGCAGTTCACACATGTTGATGAAAATTTGATAAGGTGGCTGATTAGTTAGCGAGGAGCATAGAATTAGCATGCTCGTTTAGAGGTGAGGGGTAGTCACTTGCAAGCAGTACAGGGCGTGAGTGGATAGTTCACCGGCCATGTAAATTATAGTGCAAACATGGGAGGCTCAGCGTTGTAGTTTGGTGCAAGCCGTAGGAGTAGTGCAGCCTGTGGAAAGGAGATGCTGGCCGTGTAGTTTAGATAATCAAGTCTGAATAAGGAGAGGAGGCGCCGCGCGCTGTTGGTGGGGACGACTACCAGACCACACAGCCGGACGCGCAAGGGCCAGTGAGGTCGGAGAGGAGGCGCCGCTGGTGGCGGGGACGAATACCAGAGCGCGGCCAGCGAGGATGGGGCGGCGGCAGCCATGCGGATTGTGAGCTCTCtcgcaaaccctagccgccatggcGGCCGGCCTGGGGAAGGCGGCGTTTGGGGGAGGAAGCGTGGCGGGCGACGGTGGCGATCAGAGGAGGACGAcggaggtgagaggaagcggCGCTAGGGCACAgagacggtggcggcggcaggaacagttgggcagcctgacggcgtcaggaggaagaagagagcgcccaacactaGTTCACCCGAGCGCCTTGTTTTTATACTCAGGATGATTAAATTTAAATGTTGTGTGCGTTAATCCTCACAGAAAAAAGAACAGCCTGACAGAAAAATAATTTTTCTGTGGttgttacacgcacagaaaaattgtctTAGCCCAGATTAAATTTAAATGTTGTGTGCGTTAATCCTCACAGAAAAAAGGAAAAGCCCGACAGAAAAATTATTTTTCTGTCGATGTTGTCCTGATAGAGTCGTAGACGCAGACTCAcaggaaaatttttatttttctgtCGGTCTCGGTTAACGCACATAAAAATAACAGACCACCGACAGAAAAACCCTTAACCATGCAGCAAATTGGATACAATAATTATATAGAAATAGAACAGTAGCAACAATATATTAAATATGGACTGTCCATACTGTAATTTCATCACAGCATAATAGATAACATACATATAAAGATCCAAATATTCAGCACATTCATTAATGCACCCTAAAAAAATTCCCATTTCCGTGAACTGTCGATATCTCATATGACAAGGGAACCCATGGTCCAATTTTTATTTCAAAAGAACTTCTTGCTCATACTTGCAAGAAGTAACTGAAGAATGTAAAGTCAGGGCTAATTACAGATTTATGAAAAGATGGACCATGCACTGTGTTCTAGCTCCCATCTGATCAGTTCAGACAACTCTTTCCGGACGGTCATGATTGCTTCACAGCAACATTTGGACTGAGGTCCATGCTCATGTGGTTATAGGTAAGAGGTGCGTACATCCATGTATCTTCAGAGCTCAGGAGCTGTTACAAAAAAAAGGGAAGGTAAATGAGAGGCATGCTCCTACACATCGAATTAGTATTTTTAAATGCAGAGTATACAATGCTCTGTTCTCCCAAACCTAATATGTAACAATGCTCTGTACAAGTTAATGTTGCGCATGATGGAGAACTAGAATTGTGAACTAAAGTTTTTTCCAATGTTGATCTGACTTAACTAGGACACAAAAAAACTACCTTTATTTGCAGCTGCAGGAACTTGACATACTGAACTGTTTCCTCCAGCATAGTGCTCATGTCAACCTGCAAAGGCAAGAGAACAACTTATCTTCAGTGTTCACACAAAAGTTTGCGCAAATTGCTGGGCCTTTGAAAACACAATTTGATAGCAAAAAAGTTGATCACTAAATACAAAAGAAAAGAACTTACTTTGGTGCCATTAGGAATTAGCTGCTGCAGCGTGCTTAGTCTTTCATTGATTCTCTCTTCTCCTCTATTATATAGTAAGACTAAGCCATCAGAAAACAAAAATTGCAGATTCAGTGATCATTACGAAATTAGCATTAAGTATTTCTGACATTTGCGTAAAGGCTCTGTAAATCCTTTGAGGACCGACTACGACATCTTGAACTGGTACTTTGTTTCAGAACAACAGATTCTTCACATTCACCAATTGAATCATCTTCAGAGCTGCAACTCCAGGAAAAGCTCTGATTGACAAGCTCAGTGTTAATCTCATTAGCAGGAGCAATTGAACTTGTCCTTGATGCCTACAAAAATTGCACCAAAGGGTCAGAACAGCCTTTTTCTTTTCGACAACACATAATATCATAAAAGTCGGAGTACAAAATCAAACTTCACTTACCAGGGCAATGGTTCGGGGTTTCTTAGAATTCTTACTCTTCTTATTCTCATCCATAAGACATGCCCTCTTGTTACTTGTAACTCCACTAAAAATTGGAGCAAAGACCTGACTCTGGTGATCAAAGCACCAAACAGCACCAGTGTTCTGACATTGCACTTGCTCTTTATCGTAGCAGTCATTTTCATCAAGTGGAAGGAACAAGGTAGTAGGCAATGTGCTAGGTTCAACACAAGAACTAGTGCTGCTGTCAGGAGAAGAAAGGCAGGAATCAGCAATGCTGCTGCTCCAGAACATTGACTGCAGGTGAGCAATCATCTCAGATTCCTCGCTCCAAATAGAACTAATAATGCTATGCCAGATATCATGAgaacacaagattactatgacacAATTAAGCAATGAGGTATGCAGACATATATAGCAACTGGATCATGCAGACATTAAATAAGAAGCAACATCCACATCATTTGCCAAATTGCATATATTCAACTGAATTATGCACCCAAGCCAGCACAGACTTGTATGGCACTTGAATCATGCAGGTGTTTATAAGGATATAATATCCAGCTTCAACGAAGACTCAGAATTCAAGTAGCTTTAAAAGTAGAGAACCCATGGTCCAAATGTTCAGCACATTCATTAATGGCATCCGGGCTACATATAGATGATGTCCAAATGGTCCGAcatcaatacattcaaaagcattaccatctcaTCTCAACAGTTCAAGTCTCAGTCAAGATAAGTAAAGTACCAGCATGCATCATTGAGTCATATTATAGCTAAAACTAAAGCTAACAGATTAGAGCCACCTACTAGTTATTGGAAGATAGCGCAAAACTTGGCTGTCTTCCCATGGAGATATAGCCTTTGCAGCCTATCTGTGATTGGAAGATAGTGCAAAACTTTGCGCGCAACCTTTGTTCGCCCTTCCACATACCGATTAGCACCATAAAAATCACATTTATCTTTGTCCTTGTTATCTTTGTAGAATAGCATGCAATTGTTATAGCAaacatcaattttgatatattgcaTACCAAGACCCTCTAATAATTTCCTAGATTGGTAGAAGTCATTAGGTAACTTGGAGTCAGGAGGAAGGAGTTCATGTACTATGCCTAGTATATCATTATATTCTACGATGGACATGTTGTACCGTGACTTCACAGCAAACAAGCGAGCTACAGCAGACAAGCGTGAGTGTGTGGTTCTATCATGCACCAACTCATCTGCACTAGCAACCATCCTATAGAAAGCTTTGGCATATGCTGACGGTTCAGCATCCAGTATAGGTGGATGGTGCCCAGCAAGCTCAACCAACATTTGATCCATCTGATCAACTTCATCAGTGCCCTCTCTATTTCCCACACCATCATATCCATCATGTGAAATCAGCCCCTCACCATGCTCAGTCCAAGTTTCATAGTCTTCCTTAAAACCATGCCTACACAAATGCATCTCTATAGTGTATCTTATATGCCTAAAGTAGTTCCGACATTGTGCACAAGGACACTTAATGATATCATTTTCAACTACACCAGGAATTAAAAATACACTATTCAAGAATTTTGTGGATCCATCAATCTATTCATTTGAGGGAGCTTTGCCACGTTGCCAACCATTATACATCCGTGTCTGGTTTGACATATTAACTAGTTCTGTTTCAAATATTAATAGAGTACTCATATTAATATATTAGATATCACAACAAAGGAAGCTCAATTATTTTTGTGCAAGGACAAACATTCCAAACTCGACAAGTGGGCACACAAATAAAATGTAGAATAACAACATACAACAAATAAATCCAGTGAAGAAAGAAGTATACCTTTGAGTCTCAATCACAGGTCCTGAACAATTCTTCACTATCTTGAAAGTAAACAGTACCTCCAATAGCAACCTTCAGTCCTTGCTTAGGCCAAAATCTCCACTGCAGTACATCAGAACCATGCTTTACTTCTGTATACATATAGCCACACATAGAGAAAGGAAGTATAATATATACATTTTTAGGGGAGAAACAAGGAACCTGAAAACTCGATTCAGATTTGATGGAGACAACACCGGTGGCCAAATCTTGAGGGAAGCAGACTTCAACTGAAAATAGGGGCAGTGGAGATCGACGGAGAGACGAGGGGCGTCGTGCCGAGACGTGCGCTGGACGGGAGGGAGACCAGGGGCAGTTAGCCGCCTGGGGATGTTCCTGGCCGGCCGCTGGCTGCCCTAGGGCCACGCCCGGATGGCCGGCGACGGGCCTAAGGCCACGCCCGAAGGACCACCCACAGGGCTAGGGCCACGCACCGGAGGGGCTACAGCTGCCGGCGGGCTGGTGGCTACGGCCGTCGATGGGCTAGAGGCAGATCTAGGCGACATCGGACCTAGGGAAGCAAGCGGCGGCCATGGAGCTAGGGTGCCTAGCGGCGGGCGGCGAGCGGCGAATGTGCGGATGGGGGTGGTCTTGTGCGGCGAGTGACGGACTTGGAGCCGGGAGCGACGGGACTACGGGAGCGGCGGACTTGCGGAGTTCGGCCTCTGGCGGCGCGTTTGGGATAGGGTTGGGGTGGCGGCCGTGGGAGGATTTACTTTTAGggtgtttttgttttcttttatttttttcactctcttttctaTTCTATACCGCGCCAATACAGAAGGCAGGCGCCAATGACGAAAATAGGGCGCCAAAGCCAAATCCATTCCTGTGCCCTTGTCGTTTTTTCTGAGTTAAAAAAACCCCACAGAATAATTGCTATTTCT
This sequence is a window from Miscanthus floridulus cultivar M001 chromosome 10, ASM1932011v1, whole genome shotgun sequence. Protein-coding genes within it:
- the LOC136489575 gene encoding LOW QUALITY PROTEIN: transcription factor bHLH84-like (The sequence of the model RefSeq protein was modified relative to this genomic sequence to represent the inferred CDS: substituted 2 bases at 2 genomic stop codons) — encoded protein: MHLCRHGFKEDYETWTEHGEGLISHDGYDGVGNREGTDEVDQMDQMLVELAGHHPPILDAEPSAYAKAFYRMVASADELVHDRTTHSRLSAVARLFAVKSRYNMSIVEYNDILGIVHELLPPDSKLPNDFYQSRKLLEGLGMQYIKIDVCYNNCMLFYKDNKDKDKCDFYGANRIISSIWSEESEMIAHLQSMFWSSSIADSCLSSPDSSTSSCVEPSTLPTTLFLPLDENDCYDKEQVQCQNTGAVWCFDHQSQVFAPIFSGVTSNKRACLMDENKKSKNSKKPRTIALASRTSSIAPANEINTELVNQSFSWSCSSEDDSIGECEESVVLKQSTSSRCRSRSSKDLQSLYANVRNTXCXFQERINERLSTLQQLIPNGTKVDMSTMLEETVQYVKFLQLQIKLLSSEDTWMYAPLTYNHMSMDLSPNVAVKQS